The sequence CCGCTCCGGTGAGGAAGCAGAACAAAGGGTAAAGGGCTCGCCCTGCCATGCTTATAGCCTTGCGCAGGACCTTGCGCGGCGCGGAATCGTGGTTCCACCGGCTGAGCAGGATATCATACTCGTGGCCGGCGCTGTCGCAAAGCAGGTCCGGCAGGCGCCAAGAGCGGGAGCAATAGCGGGCCCACGCCATCTCGAATCCCCAGCGTCCAGCCAGGCGCGCCAGGAGCAGAGGGTCGATCCAGCAGGTATGCTCCGGGTTCACCAAGAAGGAGCGCTTCCAGGCTACGTAATGGAATTCGCCCGCGAAGAAGGGGTTGGGGGTGGAGATGAGCAGGATGCCGCCGTCCGCCAGAAGGCGGTGGCAGTTAGCGAAGAAAGCTTCCAAGTTCCCCAGGTGCTCGACGAGGTCCCCGGCCACGACGACGTCGAAGACCTCCGTGATGGGGAGGGGGCGGGTGACGTCCCCGCAGATCATGTCATAGCCTTGCGCCCGCAGTTTCTCCACTTCACCGGCCAGATAGTCCACTCCCAGGACGCGCGCGGCCACGTCGCGGATCCGCCGGTGCAGCCAGAGAGGGTCCGAGACTGAGCAGCTCGCGTCGTGGCGCACGCAGCCCAGATCCAGGACTCGGCGCCCGCGGCAGAGCTGGGCGATGGCGTCCTCCCTATCAACGGGCCGGCTGCGGCGCATAGCCTGGGAGAAGGCGAAGCGGTCCTTGCAGGGAAGAGCCTCGGCCGGTCCGTCGCCACGGCCCAAGTCGACGCTCTCCTTACCCATGGCGTGCTGCCGCGGGCTTAGCCGAGAAACCATAGCGCTCGGCATGGGCTCTGTAGTGCTTGACGGTCCGGGCGATGCCTTCCTCGATGGGGACCAGGGGTTCCCAGGAGAGCTCCCGGCGTATCTTGCCGATGTTGGTGACGTAGTCGCCTGTCTCGACGAAATAACGGTCCTTCGGCCACGGAACGAACTGAACTTCCCCCTGCCCGACCGCGCGGACCACCAGTTCGGCCATGTCCTTGAAGGCGAGCCCTTTCCCCGAGCCGAGGTTGAAGACGTCGAAATGGATGTCCTTGGCTGCCGCGCCCACGAGCATGGCCCTGGCCAAGTCCTCCACGTAGATATAGTCCCTTTGCTGAAGGCCTTCACCGTAGACGGTGAGGGGTCGGCCTTCCAGGGCCAGACGGATGAACCAGTTGAGTATCCCGTATTTGCCGTGCTTCATCTGCTGGCGGGGGCCGTAAGGATTGGCTATCCGGAAGATGACGGCGTCTAGGCCATGTGCCCGCTGATAGAAATGATAGTACTTTTCTCCGTTGAGCTTATGCACCCCGTAGATGCTCAGGCAGTTGTACGGGTGGTTCTCGTCGACGGGATTGTACTCGATGTCTCCATAGACGAAGCGTGAGCTGGGAAAGATCAGTCGCGCCTTGGGGTTGTGCAGGCGGCAGGCTTCGAGCACCGTAAGATGCCCCCGGCAATTGACGTCCAGATCATAAAAGGGATCGACGTTGCTGTCGACATAGCTCACCTGGGCGGCCAGATTGAAGATGATGTCCTTGCCCTTGACTGCCTCGGACATCAGGGGCAGTTCGCGGATATCCCCATATACGAGGCGCACACGATCCTGGATGCCCTCCAGGTTGAAAGGGTTCGCCCCGAACAGGGGGGACATGGTATCGAGGATCGTCACCTGCGCGCCGGCCTCCACCGCATAGTGCGCGATCGTGCTGCCTATCATCCCGGTCCCGCCGGTGATGAGGATGTTGGCTCCCGCCAAGGCGCGTAAGTCATTTTTGGGCATGAGTCCCTCCGATTCCCGGCTCTTCCGTCAGGACTGCTTGGTACAATTCCTGATAACGTCGGGCGGCGAACTCGGCCCGGAAATGCTGCTCGAAACGCTCTTTCCCCGCTCGTCCCATGGCTTGGCTGCGGTCGGGGGATGAGAGCAAAGACGCGATGGCGGACGCCAGGCTCTGAGGATCTCCGGGCGGCACCAGCAGGCCGGTTCGTCCGTCCTCGACCTCCTCGACGATGCCTGCCACGGCCGACGCGACTACCGGTTTGCCCATTGCCATGGCATCCAGGACGATCAAGGGCATGTCTTCATGGCTGAGCGACGGCAGGACGAGCAGGTCGGCGGCATTGAGGATATGATCGGCGTCGTTCCGATACCCCAGGAATAGGAAATTGGCGCTCAAGCCGCACCTACGCGCCAGGGATTCGATGGCGCCCCGTTCCGGACCGTCCCCAATGAGGATGAGGCGCCACTCCGGCGGGAGCCTCCCGGCCTTTGCCAAGAGGTCGGCGGCCTCCACCAAGACGCGATGGCCCTTGCGCGGCTCGAAGAAGGCGGTCATGACCAGGACTGTCTGTCCGGGCGAGAGTCCAAGTTCCCGGCGGACCTCGGCGGTGGGTCTAAGCCCCTCCGGCCGGCGGATGCCGTTGGAAATGGTCAGGGTTCGGTCGGCCGGGAAGCCTCGGTGCACGAGTGCCTGCTTGGCAGCTTGCGAGGCCGTGACAAAGCGGCGGCAGGAACGCATGATGAGCCGGTCGACCCAGAGTTCCGGCCATTCCCAAGGCAGCCGCAAGGGGCGGGTGATGTTGTTGACCGTGAGGACGACGGCAGGGACGCGGGCCCAGGCGGCGGCGATAGCAGCCGCTCGGCAGCTCAGCGCCCCGGGGTATCCCCCGTTGTTGATGTGTACGAGGCGAGGCTTGCCGCGCGCGAACAGCTGGTAAAGCCGGAGGGTCTCCCAAGAGAGCAGAGGCCAATCGAGAAGACGGTAAAGGAGCTTGAAAAAAAGCCGGGCCGGCGCGAGAGGGAACGCTCGGTTCGCCGCCGCGAACCAGGCATCCCGATCCGGGAAGCGCACCGGCGTTTTGGCGAGGGGGACGCGCAACCGCCGCGCCAAGCCGCAGTCGAAGCGCTGGCTGCTGCGATAGATCAGCCGGCAATCAAATTCCTCCCGCAGATGCCCCTCTTGCAGGAAGTCGACCAGGAAGATATCGGCGCCCCCGAAGACCTGGCAGTCAGTGTAGAGCCAGAGCGTCGGTTTGACGGCGCGGTCAGGCATCGCTTCCCCTGCTTTCGTAGGCGAAGTTGAGCGGGCTCATGTCTTCACGCTCATGGATGCTCGCATCTGCCGCAGGCCATCATCGACGGCGAGCGGGGCAACCCCAAGCTCGCGTTCCATGCGCTGTGTCACAAAAGCCGTGTTCGGCGGCCGGGGCGCGATGTCCGGGAAAAAAGAGCTGTCCACCGGTCTAATGAGCGAGGCGTCGAGGCTGAAAGCCTTTGCGATCTTCCGGGCGAAATCGTAGCGGCTCACTGTGTCCTTGCCGGCCAGATGGAAGATGCCTCCCGGCCGATTGTTTATCACGGCCCAGAGGGCCCGGCCACACTGCCGGTTGTACAGCGGGTTCTCGTAGACATCGGTCACGATATGCACCGCTTCCCCGCGCATGAGCTTGTCGAATATCCAGGTCACGGTGTTGGGCCGGCTCACGATATGGTTCCAGCCGTACATGAGGATGGGGCGCACGATGCAGTAGTCGGTCAGGGTCTCGCGGACCAAGCGCTCGCATTCGACCTTGAGCAGGCCGTACTTGTTGACCGGGGAGACGGGGTCGGACTCCTTGTATGGAGGATTCTTGCCGTCGAAGACCGCGTTGGTGGAGACGTAAGCCAGATAGGTCCCGGATTTACGGCAGGCCGAAGTCACGTTGAGGGTGCCGACGATGTTGGATTCGAGGCTCTCCGCGTAGTGCTTCTCCACATAATCCACGCTGGCGATGCCGGCCGCGTGGATGACCGCGTCGAAACAGTGCTTGACGAAGAGCCGGTCCACGGCGCGCTTGTCGCGGATGTCGAGTACCAGGCACTTTGCGTGCGAGTCCTTGACCTCGTAGGCGCGCTGGTGCAGGCTCAGGATCCGCCACCCCGCAGGCATGGTTTCCTCCATGCCTTTGCCCAGGAGTCCGGTACCCCCGGTGATAAGGATAGTCTTCTTTTGGCTCATGGGTTTGCGGCCGCGCCATAGGGGCACGGCCCCCTAAATATGATGTTTAAGTATTGAACAAGATACAAGTTCTTGGTCCAAAAGTGTGACGTTTCGCAGCGATTCAAAATTCCCGCCACCAGAATGAAAGAAATTGCCTTTAAGGAAGGTCAGAATCATATAATATCCGCATGTTGAACGATTATCCTCGCAGCAAGAAGCACGGCTTGACCAAACCCATCTCGCTCTCCCCCGGCGATTTTGCCTGCCTGCGCGGCCGCACCGTCCTAGTCACCGGAGGCACCGGCTCTTTCGGGAAGCGGTTCGTGGAGACCGCGCTCCGGCATAGCCGCTTGCGCAAGCTCATCGTCTTTAGCCGCGATGAGCTCAAGCAGTCCGAGATGGCGGCCCGCTTCACGGACAAACGGCTGCGCTTCTTCATAGGGGACGTCAGGGACCTCCAGCGCCTGCAGCGCGCCTTCCACGGCGTGGATTTCGTGGTGCATGCCGCAGCCCTCAAGCAGGTCCCCACCCTGGAATATAATCCGTTTGAAGCGGTTCTCACCAACATCGTGGGGTCTGAAAACATCATCAACGCGGCCATCGACCAGAAAGTGCGCCGGGTCGTTGCCCTATCCACCGACAAAGCGGCTAACCCCGTCAACCTCTACGGCGCCACCAAGCTCTGCTCCGAGAAGCTCTTCATATCCGGCAACTCCTATGCCGGATCCACGGGGACCCTCTTTTCAGTGGTCCGCTACGGCAACGTGGTGGGCAGCCGCGGCAGCGTCGTCCCGCTGTTTCTCTCGCTGCGCCGGCAAGGAGTCCTGCCCGTCACGGACGCGCGCATGACCCGCTTCTGGATCACGCTGGACCAAGGGATACACCTCGTGCTCCGGGCGCTGGCCCGCATGCATGGCGGCGAGGTCTTCGTGCCGAAGATCCCCAGCATGCGCATCATGGACCTCGCCAAGGCCATCGCCCCGGAGTGCCGTACGCGCGTGGTCGGAGTGCGCCCCGGCGAGAAGATCCACGAGATACTGATTACCGAAGACGAGGCCGCCCGCTCCCTTGACCTGGGTGACATATTCGTGGTAAAACCCAACTTCCATTGGTGGGGTCCGGACAACTGGCGGGAAGGCACTGCCGTGCCGGCGGGCTTCCGCTACACCAGCGACGCCAACGACCGATGGCTGACCCCGCCGGAGATCCGCGCCCTGACCCTCCCTGCGGATGGGGACCGCGAACCCGCCCCCGCATAAGCATCCGCATCCAGATCATCGACGGTATTTCTTCCATCCAGTCGGCCGCCTCTCAAGATCCAGGGGCATCGGCTGCCTTTTCCAATACTTTTCGACTATCTCCAAGTATGAATCCTAGTAATACATAAAACGCGATCCCGAAGGGAAGGTATCTTATGGATTCATTGAACAGACCATAGGCGAGGGTCGCTATCAAGCCTATCGCGATAATCGTGCGCATTCTTCCGGAGATTGTGAGAGGATCCGATTTCGCGGCTACATAAAATGGCGCGAAGATCTGGAATGCGAATAGCAGCAACCCGACAAACCCTCTGCGAACAAAAACATCAAAATACTCGCTATGTGCAGACATGTTGGCGTATGTCACTCCGTCGACAATGAGCGGTCTCATGGTGTGGCCGATGCCGACCTCACCCTGTCCGAATATTGGGACCAACCAGTCGTTCTTGGACATGGCATAGATTTCATTGTAGATGGCCAACCTTACATTGGCCGAATGGTCTCGGCGAATCCCAGCTTGGTCTCCGCGGATTGCAGAACTGACTATTCCTGTCACTCTTCCCGGATTAATAACAAATAACCCGCAATATTTCGCCATTGATAAAAAAAGCCCGCCAATCAAATAAAAAGATAGGACCTGCAAACGTATTTTTTTACTCTTTTCGAAATATAGTAATAAAACAAGAAATACCATTAAACAGAGATATGCCGAGCGCGTCGTGGAGAGGATGAGAAGACAAATCGATATCAGCCCAAGAGCGTTCGCTGCCAATACGCGCGCTCGGCTCTGCCGCGGCTCCATAAAACAAATAGCGATGACGGCCGTGGCGAATATGAGCAATGAATTTCGCTGGGTTATTGCCACTCTTATGTTATCGTGGAATACTTCCGATACTCCCCGCAGCTCCGAGAACATGTAGAGCCATGAGCCCATGAAGAAGCCATTCATGAAGAATATGGAGGTTTCCTGATTCTCCGAAGATGCGCGGCCGATAAAGTATGAAACCAGGAAAAAGAGCGTCACGGCTACAGAGACGACGCGATCGTGGGTAAAGCCGGAACCCAGAATCTCGTGGATGATGGCATTCAACAAGCAATAGCCGAAATACACAATGATCACATAGTCGAATCTATTTAGTTTCAACCGAAGCCGGGATAAGAGGAAAACCAACAGAATGGGATAAAAAACAACCGGAAGCACCGGAAAATACGAATTCTGGAACCCAATGTATATTGGGATCAGTGGGATAAGGCCAGAAATGAACGCTGAAATCAATGGCAGGATACTTGTGCTCGACTCTTGGAGCAGAATGTTTTACAGGGCAATGGGTTCAAAACACCGAAAGCGGTCTTGGACTAGTAGCTATGTTCTCAAGCTTGACTCTATCAACGATCTCGGTATTCTCGCGGAAGTTCGGCTCCATGCCAGTCAGGTCCCTGTAGGTCATGGAATCCATCGTTTCACTGCCGCCATCCAACGTAACAGTGACAAGATCGATGTTCCGCTTGGCATAATTTATGAACTCCCGGCAAAAGTATTTGTTTCTGTCATCAATGGCACCCACCCCTTTTTCATAAAAATGCCCCCCTTTTGACGGGGAATGGGTGTAGTCCTGGCCCACAAGATAGGCCTTCTTGAACCCCAGATAGATCGCCAAAGAGATCTGGAATGTGAATGAGCCCCGATGCGAGTCTTCACGATCCCTGAATGGGTTCTTCTCTTCAAAGGGAGGCTTATAGAAACGGCTGACGAAAATGGCGTTCGAAAAGCGAGCCACTGGATAATTTGAAAAATTAATGAAAAAAGTCTTTCTAGGATTCTGAATGATGAACTTGCGATATTCGATGGGAAGAATATGCCTGACGATCCGCCGCTTACCGTCTTCCATCCGATAGGGGCAGACCGGCCAAAACCAGAAAGGCTCGACGAGGGCGCAATACGGGGAATTAAGCGCACTGATCTCCTTATGATAGATCACAAAACTCCCCACGATCGAGGGCCGATCGGCGAACTGGCGCAGATCCATCCACTTCAAAGAAACGCCATCGCCAAAAATATAGCACTCCTGCCCCGCATGCCTCTGATAAAGCCCATCAAGTTTGGAGAGCTGCCCATGCATGACGCGAGTGAGCAGTTTCTTAAATAAGTCCATCTATTTGTTTCCCTTAAGTTGGCCGGGGCATCATGCTTCCGAACTCTTTAAGTCCTTGGCGCCGAATCCGCTCTTCAAGAAATGCTCATAAGAGCCTTGCGCGATGATCCGCCCACGCTCCAACTGGAAAATCGTATCGCAATTCTGCAGGGTGGAGAACCGGTGCGCGATGATCAGGACAGTCAGGTCTTTGTTGAGATTCTCTATGGCATCAATCACCGCCTTCTCGGTGACGCTGTCCAGAGCGCTGGTGGCTTCGTCGAAAATCAGCACGGTCGCCTGCTTGTACAGCGCCCTGGCGATGCCGATGCGCTGACGCTGCCCGCCGCTGAGGCGGATGCCGCGTTCGCCTACCAATGCGTCATATCCCCCGGGCCGGCCTTCGATGAATGCCGAGATCTGCGCTTGAGCGGCGGCATCCCTGACGCGAGCCTTATCCACTTCTTGCGGCGGCACGCCGAAGGCTATGTTCTCGGCGATGCTGGTGTCAGCCAGGAAGATGCTTTGCGGCACGTGGGCGATGGCGCTCTGCCAGGCCCGCCGGAGCTCTTCGCCTATCAGTTGCCCGTCTACCAAAATCCTCCCCTGCGTAGGCTCAAGCAAGGACATCAGCAAGTCCAGAGCAGTGCTCTTGCCGCTGCCGGTGCTGCCGACAAAGCCGACCCGCGCTCCTTTGCGTATAGTCAGATTGATTCCGTCCAGCACCCAAGGGCCGTCTTCGCCATAACGGAAGCGCACATTATCGAAACTGATGGCTTCATGGAAGTCCAGCGGCGCAGGCGCCGGCAAATACGCGTCTTTCGGCAGCGGCTGATCGAGCAGATCAAGCACATCGCTCATTGAAGAATGGGCCCCGGCGACTGCAGACCAATTGCCGTACAACTGCTGCAATAGCGGGAGCAGGCGCTGCGCCCCAAG is a genomic window of Elusimicrobiota bacterium containing:
- a CDS encoding methyltransferase domain-containing protein; protein product: MGKESVDLGRGDGPAEALPCKDRFAFSQAMRRSRPVDREDAIAQLCRGRRVLDLGCVRHDASCSVSDPLWLHRRIRDVAARVLGVDYLAGEVEKLRAQGYDMICGDVTRPLPITEVFDVVVAGDLVEHLGNLEAFFANCHRLLADGGILLISTPNPFFAGEFHYVAWKRSFLVNPEHTCWIDPLLLARLAGRWGFEMAWARYCSRSWRLPDLLCDSAGHEYDILLSRWNHDSAPRKVLRKAISMAGRALYPLFCFLTGAGTALVRHSDYLACLRKTAPGGPPAA
- a CDS encoding NAD-dependent epimerase/dehydratase family protein — translated: MPKNDLRALAGANILITGGTGMIGSTIAHYAVEAGAQVTILDTMSPLFGANPFNLEGIQDRVRLVYGDIRELPLMSEAVKGKDIIFNLAAQVSYVDSNVDPFYDLDVNCRGHLTVLEACRLHNPKARLIFPSSRFVYGDIEYNPVDENHPYNCLSIYGVHKLNGEKYYHFYQRAHGLDAVIFRIANPYGPRQQMKHGKYGILNWFIRLALEGRPLTVYGEGLQQRDYIYVEDLARAMLVGAAAKDIHFDVFNLGSGKGLAFKDMAELVVRAVGQGEVQFVPWPKDRYFVETGDYVTNIGKIRRELSWEPLVPIEEGIARTVKHYRAHAERYGFSAKPAAARHG
- a CDS encoding glycosyltransferase → MPDRAVKPTLWLYTDCQVFGGADIFLVDFLQEGHLREEFDCRLIYRSSQRFDCGLARRLRVPLAKTPVRFPDRDAWFAAANRAFPLAPARLFFKLLYRLLDWPLLSWETLRLYQLFARGKPRLVHINNGGYPGALSCRAAAIAAAWARVPAVVLTVNNITRPLRLPWEWPELWVDRLIMRSCRRFVTASQAAKQALVHRGFPADRTLTISNGIRRPEGLRPTAEVRRELGLSPGQTVLVMTAFFEPRKGHRVLVEAADLLAKAGRLPPEWRLILIGDGPERGAIESLARRCGLSANFLFLGYRNDADHILNAADLLVLPSLSHEDMPLIVLDAMAMGKPVVASAVAGIVEEVEDGRTGLLVPPGDPQSLASAIASLLSSPDRSQAMGRAGKERFEQHFRAEFAARRYQELYQAVLTEEPGIGGTHAQK
- a CDS encoding SDR family oxidoreductase, with protein sequence MSQKKTILITGGTGLLGKGMEETMPAGWRILSLHQRAYEVKDSHAKCLVLDIRDKRAVDRLFVKHCFDAVIHAAGIASVDYVEKHYAESLESNIVGTLNVTSACRKSGTYLAYVSTNAVFDGKNPPYKESDPVSPVNKYGLLKVECERLVRETLTDYCIVRPILMYGWNHIVSRPNTVTWIFDKLMRGEAVHIVTDVYENPLYNRQCGRALWAVINNRPGGIFHLAGKDTVSRYDFARKIAKAFSLDASLIRPVDSSFFPDIAPRPPNTAFVTQRMERELGVAPLAVDDGLRQMRASMSVKT
- the pseB gene encoding UDP-N-acetylglucosamine 4,6-dehydratase (inverting), producing MLNDYPRSKKHGLTKPISLSPGDFACLRGRTVLVTGGTGSFGKRFVETALRHSRLRKLIVFSRDELKQSEMAARFTDKRLRFFIGDVRDLQRLQRAFHGVDFVVHAAALKQVPTLEYNPFEAVLTNIVGSENIINAAIDQKVRRVVALSTDKAANPVNLYGATKLCSEKLFISGNSYAGSTGTLFSVVRYGNVVGSRGSVVPLFLSLRRQGVLPVTDARMTRFWITLDQGIHLVLRALARMHGGEVFVPKIPSMRIMDLAKAIAPECRTRVVGVRPGEKIHEILITEDEAARSLDLGDIFVVKPNFHWWGPDNWREGTAVPAGFRYTSDANDRWLTPPEIRALTLPADGDREPAPA
- a CDS encoding O-antigen ligase family protein → MNAIIHEILGSGFTHDRVVSVAVTLFFLVSYFIGRASSENQETSIFFMNGFFMGSWLYMFSELRGVSEVFHDNIRVAITQRNSLLIFATAVIAICFMEPRQSRARVLAANALGLISICLLILSTTRSAYLCLMVFLVLLLYFEKSKKIRLQVLSFYLIGGLFLSMAKYCGLFVINPGRVTGIVSSAIRGDQAGIRRDHSANVRLAIYNEIYAMSKNDWLVPIFGQGEVGIGHTMRPLIVDGVTYANMSAHSEYFDVFVRRGFVGLLLFAFQIFAPFYVAAKSDPLTISGRMRTIIAIGLIATLAYGLFNESIRYLPFGIAFYVLLGFILGDSRKVLEKAADAPGS